The Yersinia intermedia genome window below encodes:
- the hxsA gene encoding His-Xaa-Ser repeat protein HxsA: MKKFNFAALLPGFLALNNSVWASDSAIGASDMPAMSLNEHDMVIAPLNTDVPFYIAGHRSHSSHRSHSSHRSSSGGGYYGGTSTPYYPKTYSTPSTSESSSSGTRSSSSSSSSSVRSLRSNDTDSSTITNPAGTTGANRASSGLTSDTEKRKRLIMRVQFALLDKGFYNGNIDGSMGPATRTAIKNYRVANGLPTPVRETLDTQLLNSLSILAR; the protein is encoded by the coding sequence ATGAAAAAATTTAATTTCGCAGCATTACTTCCTGGATTTCTTGCTTTGAATAACTCTGTATGGGCAAGTGACTCAGCTATAGGCGCAAGTGATATGCCTGCAATGTCTCTTAACGAGCATGATATGGTGATAGCCCCTCTAAACACAGATGTGCCATTTTATATAGCGGGTCATCGCAGTCACAGTTCACATCGAAGTCATAGCTCTCATAGATCATCTTCTGGCGGTGGATACTATGGGGGAACTTCTACTCCCTACTATCCGAAAACTTACAGCACACCAAGCACCTCAGAATCATCAAGTTCAGGGACTCGTTCGTCATCGTCCTCTTCCTCCTCATCTGTCCGTTCACTTCGCTCTAATGACACGGATAGCTCAACCATAACAAACCCAGCAGGGACCACAGGTGCCAACCGTGCAAGTAGTGGGCTGACTTCGGATACAGAAAAACGTAAGCGGTTGATTATGAGAGTGCAGTTCGCTTTACTCGATAAAGGTTTCTACAACGGCAATATCGACGGAAGCATGGGGCCTGCTACAAGAACAGCAATCAAAAATTATAGAGTTGCAAATGGATTACCTACTCCGGTAAGAGAAACATTAGACACTCAGTTATTGAACTCTTTAAGTATACTGGCCCGATAA
- a CDS encoding TIGR04141 family sporadically distributed protein → MKIKLSIYKTKRITDDIDQVLNLERVQEPVEFEVENARVYLYAKQVLDPMPPEWTTLFTSQKTDIEPDFFGMNSSTGAVLVVEVDNTRYLIPFGTGHHLINDDRIVKGFGLRVTLNCIEHNKIRSLDKGSHNETNLLTRNQSSKEVDIYNLKIDSEMDILTTLTGTSTEDLLGSKITGKDAFVIMPDIELKAIPELLTKIDSIYLLPLPEEFEWVNNIKEADEIEVEILDLLLIEKIKSRDFNDVWIGEPEIVDWESQIGYCFEKRQRFIHENLSVEQVCDFFDSKNTEVTIDELKKSYLHVLNADFESIKKWSLYRCFYAEIKEGDQNYILRDSIWYVADRKFVTTIDDEMKKILHYEESDKFPVYSYKREEDYNKNVCLGDKSFTHMDQKFIHHGGSKSKVEFCDLIKGASDFIHVKYYSGSQSMSHLFSQGFVGSELFISDAEFRGKLNEKLPAHIKLADHIIRPDAKNYKLVFAIATNKKLPEDLPLFSKINLKNFYKSISNFGYEVRICKIAVDPNIYKKKLCKPQKNKL, encoded by the coding sequence ATGAAGATAAAACTTTCAATTTATAAAACAAAGAGAATTACTGATGACATTGACCAAGTTTTAAATCTGGAAAGAGTCCAAGAGCCTGTCGAATTCGAGGTGGAGAATGCACGAGTATACCTTTATGCAAAGCAAGTTTTGGACCCAATGCCACCTGAATGGACAACTCTATTCACGAGCCAAAAGACGGACATAGAACCCGATTTCTTCGGTATGAATAGTAGCACTGGAGCAGTTCTTGTTGTTGAGGTTGATAACACAAGGTATCTTATTCCTTTCGGAACTGGCCATCACTTAATTAATGATGATCGTATCGTCAAGGGTTTTGGACTTAGAGTAACCCTTAACTGTATTGAGCATAATAAAATCCGCAGTTTAGATAAAGGTAGTCATAATGAAACCAACCTTTTAACTCGTAATCAGAGTAGTAAAGAAGTTGATATTTATAATCTTAAAATTGATTCTGAAATGGATATTCTTACAACCCTCACAGGCACTTCTACTGAAGATCTTTTAGGAAGTAAAATAACAGGGAAAGATGCCTTTGTAATTATGCCTGATATTGAATTAAAAGCTATTCCAGAATTGTTAACTAAAATAGACTCCATTTATCTTTTACCTCTTCCTGAAGAATTCGAATGGGTAAATAATATTAAAGAGGCTGACGAGATAGAAGTTGAAATATTGGATCTTCTTTTAATTGAAAAAATAAAATCAAGAGATTTTAATGATGTGTGGATTGGTGAGCCTGAAATAGTAGATTGGGAAAGTCAAATAGGTTACTGCTTTGAGAAGAGACAACGATTTATACATGAAAACTTATCAGTAGAACAAGTTTGTGATTTTTTTGATAGTAAAAATACTGAAGTAACTATTGATGAACTTAAAAAAAGTTACCTACATGTTTTAAATGCCGATTTTGAATCCATAAAAAAATGGTCTTTATATAGATGCTTTTATGCGGAGATAAAAGAGGGCGACCAAAACTATATTTTACGAGACTCGATATGGTATGTGGCCGATAGAAAGTTCGTAACGACTATTGATGATGAAATGAAAAAAATCCTACATTATGAGGAATCAGATAAGTTTCCGGTATACTCCTATAAAAGAGAAGAAGATTACAATAAAAATGTTTGCCTTGGTGATAAATCATTTACACATATGGATCAGAAATTTATTCATCATGGTGGGAGCAAAAGCAAAGTTGAATTTTGCGATCTTATAAAAGGTGCATCAGATTTTATTCATGTGAAATATTATAGTGGTTCACAAAGTATGAGCCATCTTTTCTCTCAAGGATTTGTCGGTTCTGAGCTTTTCATAAGCGATGCTGAATTCAGAGGAAAGCTTAATGAAAAACTTCCTGCCCACATAAAATTGGCTGATCATATAATACGACCTGATGCAAAAAATTATAAATTAGTTTTCGCTATAGCTACGAATAAAAAACTGCCTGAAGACTTACCTTTGTTTTCAAAAATTAATTTAAAGAACTTTTATAAGAGTATTAGCAATTTTGGATACGAAGTCAGGATCTGCAAAATAGCTGTAGATCCTAACATTTACAAAAAAAAGTTATGTAAGCCGCAAAAAAACAAACTTTAA
- a CDS encoding plasmid partitioning protein RepB C-terminal domain-containing protein, with translation MIKYCFNDKSVSFKLADLTYTKKLPTNFQISKKYTQIKSTILAIGLVEPILVFIDRTDNSVKILDGHLRVEALKDLGEDKVNCLISTTYDTYTPNKKVNRITIIQIQRMLKEAVRVGVPVEMLCTALNVSVESLKSNLSVLKGICPEVIELFSDKDIPINTFRTLKKMIPLRQIECANLMVKFENYSILFSESLYHSSSPEFLIEQPKKKSDSKLANRKAVERLEKEMAQVHFDTKKIKETYGSNSLKLTIIISHIKKLLENPKVFH, from the coding sequence ATGATAAAGTATTGCTTTAATGACAAATCAGTAAGCTTCAAACTTGCTGATCTGACTTACACAAAAAAGCTTCCTACAAATTTTCAAATCAGTAAAAAATACACACAAATAAAAAGCACTATATTAGCCATTGGGTTAGTAGAACCAATACTTGTTTTCATTGATCGAACAGATAACTCTGTGAAAATCCTTGATGGTCACCTTAGGGTTGAGGCCCTTAAAGACTTAGGCGAAGATAAAGTAAACTGCCTTATTTCGACTACATACGACACCTACACACCCAATAAAAAAGTTAACCGGATAACAATTATACAGATCCAACGAATGCTAAAAGAAGCTGTAAGGGTAGGAGTTCCTGTTGAAATGCTTTGCACCGCATTGAATGTAAGTGTTGAGTCTCTGAAATCTAACCTATCAGTTTTAAAAGGGATCTGCCCAGAAGTGATCGAATTGTTCAGTGATAAAGATATCCCAATTAATACTTTTAGAACTTTGAAGAAAATGATACCTTTGAGACAAATAGAATGTGCGAACCTGATGGTAAAATTTGAAAACTATTCAATATTATTTTCGGAGTCTTTATATCATAGCTCCTCGCCAGAGTTTCTCATCGAGCAACCAAAAAAGAAATCAGACTCTAAACTTGCAAATAGAAAAGCTGTAGAAAGACTTGAGAAGGAAATGGCACAAGTTCATTTTGACACTAAAAAAATTAAAGAAACCTACGGCTCAAATAGTTTGAAACTCACAATCATTATTTCTCATATTAAGAAACTGCTTGAGAACCCAAAAGTGTTTCATTGA
- a CDS encoding ParB/RepB/Spo0J family partition protein produces MQEQNVHMVKISSIKVVIPRARNKFRHAEITESIDASGLRKPITIRKIVDKKYDFALICGQGRLESLTALGEELIPAFILDIDENQAYIMSLVENMARVIPRAGEQFQRIKEMTDQGLTNKEISNSTGLSLHWITSLTMLINKGENKLLSAVESGSIPISFAVEIARVDFEGGQELLIKAFDEGLIKHKDVGKVREILDSRDEGLKGFINNNFGVTKKKKKMTTDELQQLYQDNISQHKKIKNKADYVEIKLLVASQIFKELTSNESFYKIVNEESLQDIVKVIVKNTAN; encoded by the coding sequence ATGCAAGAGCAAAATGTTCATATGGTTAAAATATCTTCTATTAAGGTAGTAATCCCTCGGGCAAGGAACAAATTTCGACATGCAGAAATAACAGAAAGCATTGATGCAAGCGGGCTAAGGAAACCAATAACGATTCGAAAAATCGTTGATAAGAAATACGATTTTGCTCTAATTTGTGGTCAAGGCAGACTTGAGTCATTGACTGCCCTGGGAGAGGAATTGATTCCCGCATTTATATTGGACATAGACGAAAACCAAGCTTACATAATGAGTTTAGTCGAAAACATGGCCCGAGTGATCCCAAGAGCGGGTGAGCAATTTCAACGAATAAAAGAAATGACTGATCAAGGATTAACTAACAAGGAGATATCCAACTCCACCGGCTTATCTTTGCACTGGATTACAAGTTTAACCATGCTTATTAACAAAGGAGAAAACAAGCTATTATCGGCTGTCGAATCAGGAAGTATACCCATATCATTTGCTGTTGAAATTGCAAGAGTGGACTTTGAAGGTGGTCAGGAATTATTGATCAAAGCGTTTGACGAAGGCCTAATAAAACATAAGGATGTTGGTAAAGTTCGTGAAATACTCGACTCGCGGGATGAAGGACTCAAAGGATTTATCAATAATAATTTCGGAGTCACCAAGAAAAAGAAAAAAATGACTACAGATGAGTTACAACAACTTTATCAGGACAATATTTCACAACATAAAAAAATAAAAAATAAAGCTGACTATGTCGAAATCAAACTATTGGTTGCAAGTCAGATATTCAAAGAACTTACCAGCAATGAGAGTTTTTATAAAATAGTAAATGAAGAGAGTTTACAAGATATTGTCAAAGTCATAGTTAAAAACACTGCCAATTGA
- a CDS encoding recombinase family protein, whose product MNNQIKEKQRVRVAQYLRMSTNLQEFSLDNQAQFIKKYADEHNMEILHTYDDAGKSGVSTTGRHDFNQLVNDVLTKEINIDAVLVYDVSRFGRFKDPQEGIYYKYLLKMNNVDVIYCAENLPENSETETFILSSLMYAAGAFSKNLSIKVFAGHVNLVKRGYYQGGKAGYGLKRKLLDNNNKHKMILAHGERKSLQTDRIVLVPGTKKEVELVKKIFNMFIFEGLNEYLIASRLNREGYRFSDKTEWTRGRIHSVLINSRYTGKYTYNRTSQKLKTKKIKNPENEWIEYNYFFKPIISEEKFKLAKEIIDNRSVKISNEKILDCLRKILSKHGKISGFIIDEEDSSPSSSVIANRFGGLLNAYKLIDYTPERDYQYLEINSYLRKKHCDIVKKIKNEILSSEVKILENKLVAINKALNFSIVLSRCKKIGSNRHRWIVRLDRSLNPEISIIARMNSLNTEPVDYYILPSIDFFENELKLKDNNNLLFEMYRFDDIKPFFNMLSTDDKDVI is encoded by the coding sequence ATGAACAATCAAATCAAGGAAAAACAAAGGGTTAGGGTTGCACAGTATTTACGGATGTCTACTAATCTTCAGGAGTTTTCGTTAGATAACCAGGCCCAATTCATCAAAAAATATGCTGATGAGCATAATATGGAAATCTTACATACTTATGACGATGCAGGCAAAAGTGGTGTATCCACAACTGGAAGGCATGATTTTAATCAGCTTGTAAACGATGTCCTTACGAAAGAAATAAATATCGATGCTGTCCTTGTATACGATGTTAGTCGTTTCGGCCGTTTCAAAGATCCTCAAGAGGGTATTTATTATAAATATCTGTTAAAAATGAACAATGTGGATGTCATTTATTGTGCCGAAAATCTCCCAGAAAACAGTGAAACTGAAACATTCATACTTTCTTCACTTATGTATGCTGCGGGAGCCTTTAGTAAAAACCTTTCAATAAAGGTATTTGCAGGACATGTGAATCTTGTGAAAAGAGGATATTATCAGGGAGGAAAAGCCGGATATGGGCTTAAAAGAAAGTTGCTTGATAACAATAACAAACACAAAATGATACTTGCTCATGGTGAGAGAAAGAGTCTTCAAACAGATAGAATAGTTCTTGTCCCCGGAACAAAGAAAGAAGTTGAGTTAGTAAAAAAGATTTTCAATATGTTTATTTTTGAAGGGCTGAATGAATATCTTATCGCCTCGCGACTCAATCGAGAGGGGTATAGATTCAGCGATAAAACAGAATGGACACGAGGTCGAATTCACTCTGTTCTTATTAATAGCCGATATACCGGAAAATACACATATAACCGTACATCACAAAAGTTAAAGACAAAGAAAATTAAAAACCCTGAAAACGAATGGATTGAATATAATTATTTTTTTAAACCTATTATTTCAGAAGAAAAATTTAAATTAGCTAAAGAAATTATTGATAATCGCTCTGTAAAAATTAGCAATGAAAAGATTCTTGATTGCCTAAGAAAAATCCTTTCTAAACATGGAAAGATTTCAGGGTTTATTATAGATGAAGAGGATAGTAGTCCATCAAGCAGTGTAATTGCAAACCGTTTTGGTGGTCTTCTTAATGCCTATAAATTAATCGACTATACCCCTGAGCGAGATTATCAATACTTAGAGATAAACTCTTATCTGCGGAAAAAACACTGTGACATTGTAAAAAAAATAAAAAATGAAATTCTAAGCAGTGAAGTAAAGATATTAGAAAACAAACTGGTTGCAATTAATAAAGCTTTAAATTTCTCCATAGTGCTTTCACGATGTAAAAAAATAGGTTCGAACAGACATAGATGGATAGTGCGATTGGATAGGAGTCTAAATCCAGAAATTAGTATCATTGCAAGAATGAATAGTCTTAATACTGAGCCTGTTGATTATTATATATTACCGTCAATAGATTTTTTTGAAAATGAATTAAAACTTAAAGACAACAATAACCTTTTGTTCGAAATGTATCGTTTTGATGATATCAAGCCATTCTTTAATATGCTATCAACTGATGATAAGGATGTAATTTAA
- a CDS encoding tyrosine-type recombinase/integrase translates to MALTEVKVRNAKPAEKPVKLTDGGGMHLLIQPSGSKYWRLQYRFAGKQKMLALGVYPEISLATARLRRDEARKLIANNIDPSEKRKSEKVEEKGLLTFETVARDWHSSNRTWSDSHRTTVLNSLITHLFPVIGKRNITELKTRDLLLPLKNAEKSGHLEVASRLQQRITAIMRYAVHNALIDQNPAYDLSGAVTTPKSTHRPALPFEQLPELLRRIEAYKGKGITQIAVQLTLLTFIRSSELRFARWSEVNFENSLWTIPGERQELDGVKYSGRGSKMKNPHLVPLSKQAKTLLEKLHSISGDKELMFIGFSRDDKPISENTVNKALRTIGYDTKKEVCGHGFRTMACSALIESGLWSRDAVERQMSHQERNSVRAAYIHKAEHLEERKLMLQWWADYLEACEEKELTPFSFCNKAGF, encoded by the coding sequence ATGGCACTCACTGAGGTAAAAGTAAGAAATGCTAAACCTGCTGAGAAGCCGGTAAAGCTGACTGATGGTGGTGGTATGCACCTTCTGATTCAGCCCAGCGGTTCGAAATATTGGCGTCTGCAATACCGTTTTGCCGGTAAACAAAAAATGTTGGCGTTAGGTGTTTATCCTGAAATCTCTCTTGCCACTGCACGTCTTAGAAGAGACGAAGCAAGAAAGCTAATCGCAAACAACATAGATCCTAGTGAGAAGCGAAAATCTGAAAAGGTTGAAGAAAAAGGTTTGCTCACATTCGAAACGGTTGCCAGAGATTGGCATTCGAGCAACAGGACATGGTCTGATAGTCACAGAACAACAGTGTTAAACAGCTTAATCACTCATCTGTTTCCAGTCATTGGTAAACGGAACATCACTGAACTCAAAACCCGTGATTTACTGCTTCCGCTAAAAAACGCTGAGAAAAGCGGGCATCTTGAAGTGGCTTCTCGTTTACAACAACGCATAACAGCTATAATGCGATATGCTGTCCATAACGCTTTGATTGACCAAAATCCCGCCTATGACCTTTCAGGTGCCGTAACAACACCTAAAAGCACTCATCGCCCTGCTCTCCCCTTCGAACAGCTACCTGAGCTTCTAAGACGAATTGAAGCTTATAAAGGTAAAGGCATAACGCAAATTGCAGTCCAGTTAACCCTGCTGACTTTCATCCGTTCAAGTGAACTTAGGTTCGCACGTTGGTCCGAAGTGAATTTCGAAAATTCCTTATGGACGATCCCAGGAGAACGTCAAGAGTTGGATGGAGTTAAGTATTCTGGCAGAGGCTCGAAAATGAAAAACCCTCACCTTGTGCCATTGAGCAAACAAGCCAAAACCCTGCTCGAAAAACTTCATTCTATCAGTGGCGATAAAGAACTTATGTTCATAGGTTTTAGTCGTGATGACAAACCAATCAGCGAAAACACTGTCAACAAGGCCCTGCGCACTATTGGCTACGATACAAAGAAGGAAGTGTGTGGACATGGTTTTCGAACCATGGCATGTAGTGCTCTAATTGAGTCTGGATTGTGGTCAAGAGATGCTGTTGAACGTCAAATGAGCCATCAAGAACGAAACTCCGTTCGAGCAGCATACATACACAAAGCAGAACATCTCGAAGAAAGGAAACTGATGCTCCAATGGTGGGCTGACTACCTTGAAGCATGTGAAGAGAAAGAACTGACTCCTTTTTCGTTTTGTAACAAAGCTGGATTTTAG
- a CDS encoding zinc ribbon domain-containing protein YjdM — protein sequence MQDLPNCPKCSSKFTWQEGEQLNCPECGHEWSESSASATAQDDLVVRDANGNLLADGDSVTVVKDLKVKGSSSTLKIGTKVKGIRLVEGDHNIDCKIDGFGPMKLKSEFVKKS from the coding sequence GTGCAGGATTTACCAAACTGTCCAAAATGTAGTTCTAAATTTACATGGCAAGAAGGTGAACAACTGAATTGCCCGGAGTGTGGTCATGAATGGTCTGAAAGCAGTGCTTCAGCCACGGCCCAAGACGACCTGGTGGTGCGTGATGCCAACGGCAATTTATTGGCTGACGGTGATTCGGTCACTGTGGTTAAGGATCTGAAAGTAAAAGGCAGTTCTTCAACGCTGAAAATTGGTACCAAAGTGAAAGGTATTCGTCTGGTTGAAGGTGATCACAATATCGATTGTAAAATTGATGGGTTTGGTCCAATGAAGTTGAAATCAGAGTTCGTTAAGAAAAGTTAA
- a CDS encoding chorismate mutase — translation MHFSSIEDIRTAIDGIDSQIVALIAQRGQCVKAAAAFKQDQNAVRAPDRVQIVIDRVTAEANKAGLAEEIIEKVYRTMINAFIDYELEQHQRLAQK, via the coding sequence ATGCATTTCTCTTCGATAGAGGACATCAGAACGGCCATTGATGGCATAGATTCGCAAATTGTCGCGTTAATCGCGCAACGGGGCCAATGTGTCAAAGCGGCCGCCGCATTTAAGCAGGATCAGAACGCAGTACGTGCGCCAGATAGGGTTCAGATAGTGATAGATCGCGTCACCGCAGAAGCCAATAAAGCAGGGCTAGCAGAAGAGATTATCGAGAAAGTCTACCGGACGATGATCAATGCCTTTATTGACTATGAACTTGAACAACATCAGCGCTTAGCACAGAAGTAA
- the ccmA gene encoding cytochrome c biogenesis heme-transporting ATPase CcmA: MLEAKNLTCIRDERSLFQQLSFCVAAGEIVQVEGQNGAGKTSLLRILAGLADADEGQVSWLGANIRRDRAKYHQDLLFLGHQPGIKSVLTPFENLAFYQSVWQKVDSAAIWQALSQVGLVGYEDLPVSQLSAGQQRRVALARLWLSKAPLWILDEPLTAIDKQGVATLLALFVEHAANGGMVLLTTHQDLNGVGQRVRKIRLTNTQEN, encoded by the coding sequence ATGTTGGAAGCTAAAAACCTGACCTGTATCCGAGATGAGCGAAGCTTGTTCCAACAGTTGAGCTTCTGTGTGGCTGCGGGGGAAATTGTCCAAGTCGAGGGGCAAAATGGTGCAGGTAAAACCAGTCTATTGCGGATTTTAGCCGGACTGGCCGATGCAGATGAAGGGCAGGTAAGCTGGTTGGGGGCGAATATTCGCCGAGATCGCGCTAAGTATCATCAGGATTTATTGTTTTTAGGCCATCAGCCGGGAATTAAGTCGGTACTGACGCCTTTTGAGAATCTGGCGTTTTACCAATCGGTGTGGCAAAAGGTCGATAGCGCCGCAATCTGGCAGGCTTTATCTCAGGTCGGGTTAGTGGGTTATGAAGATTTACCGGTATCTCAATTATCTGCCGGGCAGCAACGGCGCGTGGCATTGGCCCGTTTGTGGTTGAGCAAGGCTCCACTCTGGATTTTGGATGAACCGTTGACCGCGATTGATAAACAGGGGGTTGCTACTCTGTTAGCTCTGTTTGTCGAGCATGCAGCCAACGGTGGCATGGTACTGCTTACCACACATCAGGACCTGAACGGTGTTGGTCAACGTGTACGTAAAATCCGTTTAACCAACACGCAGGAGAATTAA
- the ccmB gene encoding heme exporter protein CcmB: MFISVLRRELKIAFRKGAEIVNPLWFFLIVITLFPLGIGPEPQLLARIAPGIVWVAALLASLLSLERLFRDDFYDGSLEQLLLLPAPLALTVLGKVCAHWVVTGLPLLILSPLVALLLSLDSNTAIAMALTLLLGTPTLSFIGAIGVALTVGLRKGGVLLSLLVLPLYIPVLIFATAAIDAASMSLPIDGYLAILGAMLAGSATLAPFATAAALRVSVH; this comes from the coding sequence ATGTTTATCAGCGTGTTGCGCCGTGAATTAAAGATAGCCTTTAGAAAAGGTGCAGAGATAGTTAACCCGCTCTGGTTTTTTCTGATTGTCATCACTTTGTTTCCGTTGGGGATCGGCCCGGAACCGCAATTATTGGCGCGTATTGCGCCGGGAATTGTCTGGGTGGCAGCATTGCTTGCATCGTTACTCTCTTTGGAGCGGCTATTCCGCGATGATTTCTACGATGGCTCCCTTGAACAGTTGCTGTTATTACCCGCGCCACTGGCACTCACGGTGTTAGGCAAAGTGTGTGCTCACTGGGTCGTGACCGGATTACCGTTACTGATTTTATCTCCGCTGGTCGCTTTGTTGCTTTCCCTCGACAGCAATACCGCGATTGCCATGGCGCTGACACTGCTGCTGGGGACACCGACCTTAAGTTTTATCGGGGCTATTGGTGTGGCACTGACCGTTGGGTTACGCAAGGGAGGGGTGCTGCTGAGTTTATTGGTGCTGCCGCTGTATATCCCGGTGCTGATATTTGCTACTGCGGCCATTGATGCGGCGTCAATGTCGCTGCCAATTGATGGGTATCTGGCTATTTTGGGGGCAATGTTAGCGGGGAGTGCAACACTGGCGCCTTTTGCTACCGCTGCCGCATTGAGAGTGAGTGTGCACTAG
- a CDS encoding heme ABC transporter permease, which translates to MWKWFHQFAKPERLYTLCGRFVPWLGIASVVCLMVGWVWGFGFAPSDYQQGDSFRIIYLHVPAAIWSMGIYMSMAIAAFVGLVWQMKMSDNVVAAMAPVGAVFTFIALVTGSAWGKPMWGTWWIWDARLTSELVLLFLYLGVIALYNAFDDRKLAGRAAGILVLVGVVNIPIIHFSVVWWNTLHQGSTNMQQSIDPSMRSPLRWAIIGYLLCFITLTLMRLRNLILQQERHRPWVSALLRKEPRL; encoded by the coding sequence ATGTGGAAATGGTTTCATCAATTCGCTAAACCCGAACGGCTCTATACGCTGTGCGGCCGGTTTGTTCCATGGCTGGGTATTGCTAGCGTGGTCTGTCTGATGGTGGGCTGGGTGTGGGGATTTGGTTTCGCCCCCTCGGATTACCAGCAAGGCGACAGTTTCCGTATCATATACTTACATGTCCCGGCGGCTATCTGGTCGATGGGTATCTACATGTCGATGGCAATTGCGGCATTTGTCGGTCTGGTCTGGCAAATGAAAATGTCCGATAACGTGGTGGCCGCCATGGCACCGGTCGGCGCGGTCTTTACCTTTATTGCATTGGTCACCGGTTCTGCCTGGGGTAAACCGATGTGGGGAACCTGGTGGATTTGGGATGCGCGACTGACCTCTGAATTAGTGCTGCTGTTCCTCTATCTTGGCGTGATTGCGCTGTATAACGCATTTGACGATCGCAAGTTGGCCGGGCGGGCTGCCGGTATTCTGGTGCTGGTCGGGGTGGTTAATATTCCAATCATTCATTTCTCCGTGGTGTGGTGGAACACCTTGCATCAAGGTTCCACCAACATGCAGCAAAGCATTGATCCGAGTATGCGTTCGCCGTTGCGTTGGGCGATTATTGGCTACTTATTATGTTTTATTACGCTGACATTAATGCGCCTGCGCAACTTGATTTTGCAGCAAGAACGCCATCGACCTTGGGTTAGCGCCCTATTGCGTAAGGAACCACGTCTATGA
- the ccmD gene encoding heme exporter protein CcmD, with amino-acid sequence MNPAFHSWAAFFAMGGYAFYVWLAAAVTLLSLFSLWGYTWWQHKQLFADIQRRQARELRIRQANQTQHSARSQEKQQ; translated from the coding sequence ATGAATCCGGCCTTTCACTCCTGGGCGGCATTTTTTGCCATGGGCGGCTATGCCTTTTATGTCTGGCTGGCGGCGGCGGTTACTTTGTTGTCTCTGTTTAGTTTGTGGGGATATACGTGGTGGCAGCACAAGCAGCTATTCGCGGATATTCAGCGTCGTCAGGCGCGGGAGCTGCGCATTCGGCAGGCAAATCAGACTCAGCATTCCGCCCGTTCGCAGGAGAAACAGCAGTGA
- the ccmE gene encoding cytochrome c maturation protein CcmE — MNPRRKSRLYLAMVVLIGIGLTTTLVLYALRANIDLFYTPGEILQGKGERHEKPEIGQRLRIGGMVMPGSVKRDDKTLEMSFKVYDARGAITVTYTGILPDLFREGQGVVAQGVFAEGNTVNAKEVLAKHDEKYTPPEVKEAMKENHTRPAEAYSSTKREGNAS; from the coding sequence GTGAACCCACGTAGAAAAAGTCGGCTCTATTTGGCGATGGTGGTTTTGATCGGCATCGGCCTGACGACCACTCTGGTGTTGTACGCACTGCGTGCCAATATCGATCTGTTCTATACCCCTGGCGAAATTTTGCAGGGTAAAGGTGAGCGCCACGAGAAGCCGGAAATAGGCCAGCGTTTGCGTATCGGCGGCATGGTCATGCCGGGTTCGGTGAAACGTGATGATAAGACGTTGGAAATGAGTTTCAAGGTTTATGATGCGCGTGGCGCAATCACCGTCACTTATACCGGCATTCTACCGGATCTGTTCCGCGAGGGGCAGGGGGTGGTAGCGCAAGGCGTATTTGCTGAGGGCAATACGGTAAATGCGAAAGAGGTGCTGGCAAAGCATGATGAAAAATACACGCCACCAGAAGTGAAAGAGGCGATGAAGGAAAACCACACGCGCCCCGCAGAGGCTTACAGTAGCACTAAGCGTGAGGGCAACGCCTCATGA